A section of the Bacteroidales bacterium genome encodes:
- a CDS encoding T9SS type A sorting domain-containing protein gives QKEGKTSNSQTEINVATLPRGLYILKIITDKQTIMKKVVLQ, from the coding sequence GCAAAAGGAAGGCAAAACATCTAACTCACAAACAGAAATCAACGTTGCAACCTTACCACGTGGTTTATACATCTTAAAAATAATTACCGATAAACAAACCATAATGAAAAAAGTAGTGTTGCAATAA